The genomic stretch CTCAGCATTATGATTTTTCAAGAAAATTTGTGCAATCAAGAGAGATGCTGTGAGGGATTATACAGTCGAAAATCGTTTTATGCGTCGAGATAGTTGCCAACACGTTCATTGAAAATTTCTTGAAAACCGTACTGCCTTCAGGACATCACGTCTATCATTTATTCTTTATGCAGCCGTTTCTCCACAAACAATTGTGTTCTTCACATACGTCTTTTGTCTCGTAACACGGGATATATCCTTCCATTGTTTGAATATCTCTGATGATATCCCGTTTGGAACGACCTACACGTGTATCAACTCCCCATTCTTTTGCAATTTCTCGCACTTTTTGCATTTTCATTTTAGTAATCCTCAATCAAAATTGTACTTAGTTATTTGATAATTAGCTGAAATGATATAAGAATCAGCTATGAAAATTTGCCCTCGCCGCAACGGTAAAAAATTATGGCGTTTATCAACAGGTCAAAATCGATGTAGTCAGTGCGGCTTGACCGGAAAATTTAAAAAAACTCTGTGGCAATTCGACCCCCTAATTCTTTTAGTCTTTGGCGTTTTTCTCTTGTTTCCTGACAAGCAATACAGAATCTTGTAGTAGGCCTTGCCATGAGGCGTTTTTCCGGGATCTCCTCCTCGCAATCTAAGCAGACCCCATAGGTTCCATTCTCGACGCGGGTTAGGGCATTTTTCAATTCTTCGATAATGATATCATATCTTACCTTGAAAGTGAAGCACCGTCTCCTTTCAATTTCAACGGTTGCCTGGTCAATAATATCAACAGGCTGATCTACAGGCTCAGATAATTTTTCCTTAAATTTTGGGTCGTTGATGTATTCCGCCAACTCATCTGTAATGAGCTTCTTAAAGAATTCAAGTCGTTGTAAATCCATAAGTACCTTTGTTTAATTTATGAAATAACAGTTGAAAAGTTTCAGTAAATTTCTTATTCCAAGGTGCGAGACCCCCCGCATGCCTTAAAATATATTGAAATATTTCATAAAAGCACCATAAATGGCAGATTTCTCGGCATCTAACTGTTTTCCCGGATTGACTTTGAAAAATATTGAAATGGCATTTATGATTGTAGCCTCCATAGCTTCTGACTTTTGCGGATTTTGATTGACAATTCTCACGCAATTTTCTACTGTTATATAATCTCCCTTTTTCATAATGGACTTCATTTATATATTTAAAGAACAACTACCGAATTTTCACAATCCCCATAAGGAATTGGCGCATATCTGTCAGCATTCAAAGCATTTTCCCATTTTGCCCCATCAATCAGATAACGAAACTGATGTTCTCTCCCCTGTTCAAGAT from Syntrophales bacterium encodes the following:
- a CDS encoding TraR/DksA family transcriptional regulator; translation: MDLQRLEFFKKLITDELAEYINDPKFKEKLSEPVDQPVDIIDQATVEIERRRCFTFKVRYDIIIEELKNALTRVENGTYGVCLDCEEEIPEKRLMARPTTRFCIACQETREKRQRLKELGGRIATEFF